One genomic region from Halomonas sp. HAL1 encodes:
- a CDS encoding L,D-transpeptidase family protein, with amino-acid sequence MVSSLAWLPVAMAAQPATTQETEWPKGHYPLPEEGNIIGEADTFIVRDYNDTLIDIAKRHNLGYLEMIRANPEVSIWVPGVGTEVTIPGRFILPNVERTGIVINIAELRLYYYPDVKNGETPRVETYPIGIGREGFDTPLGVTETTMNIKNPAWYPPESVKREAEARGETAPSVVPPGPDNPLGDHAIILGFDGYLIHGTNQPDGIGMRASRGCIRMLPDDIESIFDRIPAGTQVNIINQPIKIGWDNGQPLVQALPPLGVEDHTMTAISDAITRLEQRNADGVSFDYEQLSDLLALSNGLIEPLYPKPEPSNKEDDNINSVYEELTLHSS; translated from the coding sequence ATGGTTTCGTCTCTGGCATGGCTCCCTGTCGCCATGGCAGCACAACCCGCCACTACCCAGGAGACGGAATGGCCCAAGGGGCATTACCCGCTACCTGAGGAAGGCAATATCATCGGTGAGGCTGACACCTTCATAGTCAGGGATTACAACGACACCTTGATAGATATTGCCAAGCGTCACAACCTTGGCTATTTGGAGATGATCCGTGCAAATCCAGAGGTCAGCATCTGGGTTCCAGGGGTGGGCACGGAAGTGACTATTCCCGGACGTTTTATTCTGCCGAATGTCGAGCGTACTGGGATCGTTATCAATATCGCCGAGCTGCGGCTTTACTACTACCCAGATGTCAAAAACGGTGAGACACCGCGCGTTGAGACCTATCCTATCGGCATCGGTCGCGAAGGGTTTGATACTCCTCTCGGTGTGACCGAGACCACTATGAACATTAAAAACCCCGCCTGGTACCCGCCTGAGTCGGTAAAACGCGAAGCGGAAGCACGCGGCGAAACCGCGCCAAGCGTTGTGCCGCCCGGCCCCGACAACCCGCTAGGAGACCACGCCATTATTCTAGGCTTCGATGGCTATCTAATTCATGGCACCAACCAGCCCGATGGCATTGGCATGCGTGCAAGCCGTGGCTGTATACGCATGTTGCCTGACGATATTGAATCAATTTTTGACCGCATACCGGCGGGCACCCAGGTCAATATCATCAACCAACCTATTAAAATCGGTTGGGACAACGGACAGCCGCTGGTACAGGCATTACCTCCTTTAGGGGTGGAAGATCACACCATGACCGCTATATCAGATGCTATTACACGCCTTGAGCAACGCAATGCAGATGGCGTTAGCTTCGATTACGAACAGCTTAGCGATTTACTAGCATTATCCAACGGGCTTATCGAACCCCTGTATCCCAAGCCGGAACCGAGTAATAAAGAAGACGACAATATCAACAGTGTTTATGAAGAACTGACACTTCATTCGTCGTGA
- a CDS encoding SCO family protein — protein MRQWIIPVFVSLWLMGCGEQTWQTKDISGLMPPLAFDLVDENGNDVTADQFLGKSTLLFFGFTHCPDVCPTTLARLDAVIQRLEETYRDDIQVLFVSVDPRRDNPATLSAYTNAFGLQFTGLTGDKAALDELTRRYRVTYGYGEEDSNGNYDVSHSSAVFAFNEQGEARVLIRDSDPMDAVAADIKRLADQ, from the coding sequence ATGCGCCAATGGATTATTCCGGTGTTCGTATCGCTATGGCTAATGGGATGCGGTGAGCAAACGTGGCAGACCAAGGATATCTCAGGGCTTATGCCGCCGTTGGCATTTGATCTTGTTGATGAGAACGGTAATGACGTGACCGCCGATCAATTCCTTGGCAAGAGCACACTGCTTTTTTTTGGTTTCACTCATTGCCCTGATGTCTGTCCCACCACGCTTGCGCGCCTCGACGCTGTCATCCAGCGCCTAGAGGAAACTTATCGCGATGATATCCAGGTACTTTTTGTCTCTGTAGATCCCCGTCGCGATAACCCAGCAACACTGAGTGCCTATACTAACGCTTTCGGCCTCCAGTTCACTGGTCTCACGGGGGACAAAGCAGCGCTTGATGAGCTTACACGCCGCTATCGTGTTACCTACGGGTATGGTGAAGAAGATAGCAACGGCAACTACGATGTATCGCACTCCAGCGCGGTATTCGCCTTCAATGAACAGGGAGAGGCGCGTGTACTGATCCGCGATAGCGACCCCATGGATGCTGTGGCGGCCGATATTAAAAGGCTTGCCGATCAATGA
- a CDS encoding IS110 family transposase — translation MKLEPQQEVILGVDTHLDVHVGVVISEIGQLLGTRSVSATSAGYSDLLSWASSFGTLTRAGIEGTGTYGAGLCRFLIDNEITVLEVNRPDRSKRRQQGKSDPTDAESAARAVLSGIATATPKQQSGACEAMRIISVARRSAVKAKTQAINQLRALLVSAPQDIREKLWRAKTGDCVKACAKVRNLGDSVLLQALASTLRSLAKRWLRLAAELVQFDKQLETLTQAHAQQLRSRFGVGPHTAAILLSVAGDNPGRLRNEAALASLCGVNPLPASSGKTTRHRLNRGGSRAANNALWTIAMVRMRSDPRTRAYVNRRTAEGLTSKEIHRCLKRYIVRELFPLIMRDLGKLRENI, via the coding sequence ATGAAACTTGAACCGCAACAGGAAGTTATTCTAGGTGTAGATACACACCTGGATGTACATGTAGGTGTGGTTATCAGCGAGATAGGTCAGTTACTTGGAACTCGGTCTGTTTCCGCAACCTCAGCAGGTTATTCTGATTTGCTAAGCTGGGCTTCGTCTTTTGGCACACTGACTCGTGCAGGTATCGAAGGGACAGGAACCTACGGTGCAGGTCTTTGCCGTTTCCTGATCGATAATGAAATCACGGTTCTTGAAGTTAACCGACCTGATAGATCGAAGCGACGGCAGCAGGGCAAGTCCGACCCGACGGATGCCGAGAGTGCAGCCCGAGCAGTGTTGTCAGGTATAGCGACCGCCACACCTAAACAGCAATCAGGTGCGTGTGAGGCGATGCGCATCATATCCGTGGCCAGGCGCAGCGCCGTAAAAGCTAAGACGCAAGCCATCAATCAATTACGGGCCTTGCTGGTTAGTGCACCACAGGATATCCGCGAGAAGCTATGGAGAGCGAAAACAGGCGACTGCGTGAAGGCTTGTGCAAAGGTTCGCAACTTGGGTGATAGTGTCCTCTTGCAAGCGTTGGCCTCAACGCTCAGATCACTTGCCAAGCGATGGCTGAGGCTGGCTGCCGAATTAGTACAATTTGATAAGCAGCTGGAAACACTTACCCAAGCACATGCGCAACAGTTACGGAGTCGCTTTGGCGTAGGTCCTCATACTGCGGCTATTCTTTTGTCCGTTGCCGGTGACAACCCTGGGCGCCTAAGGAATGAGGCAGCATTGGCTTCGCTTTGCGGTGTAAACCCTCTGCCCGCCTCTTCAGGCAAGACGACGAGGCACCGACTAAATCGAGGCGGCAGCCGAGCTGCTAACAATGCGTTGTGGACGATTGCTATGGTTAGAATGCGAAGCGACCCCCGAACTCGTGCTTACGTGAACCGCCGAACAGCGGAAGGCCTTACGTCTAAGGAAATCCATCGCTGCCTGAAAAGATATATTGTTCGAGAATTATTCCCGTTGATAATGAGGGATCTTGGAAAATTACGGGAGAATATTTGA
- a CDS encoding copper chaperone PCu(A)C yields MLPTQLAKLPRSARIWCTTFVLIFGMPGTLLAADLQITDARIRLLPGDIPAAGYFTLTNTGETGTTLIGADSSAFDNVTIHQSVSQDGISSMQHVEQLTVAAGELVELAPGGYHLMLMKRKHPIAVGDEIEVTLLLDNGQQQNVKFRAGAPTTQ; encoded by the coding sequence ATGCTCCCCACCCAACTCGCTAAATTACCGCGATCAGCGCGCATCTGGTGCACGACTTTTGTGTTGATTTTCGGAATGCCCGGCACGCTGCTCGCTGCAGATTTGCAGATCACTGATGCTCGTATACGACTACTGCCAGGCGATATTCCTGCAGCAGGCTATTTTACCCTCACGAATACCGGTGAAACAGGCACCACGCTGATAGGGGCGGATAGCTCGGCCTTTGATAACGTCACGATACATCAAAGTGTCAGTCAGGACGGTATCTCAAGTATGCAGCACGTAGAACAGTTAACAGTAGCGGCGGGAGAGCTAGTTGAGCTTGCTCCGGGGGGCTATCACTTAATGCTGATGAAGCGTAAGCACCCCATCGCCGTCGGCGACGAAATTGAAGTAACCCTCCTGTTAGACAACGGGCAGCAGCAGAACGTCAAGTTCCGCGCTGGAGCACCCACAACACAGTAG
- a CDS encoding cytochrome c oxidase assembly protein: MLAIVLYLRGLRQCQRLGEPTSIARTFTYLLGVAAIYGVTLTHYDYLAQYMFFAHRAQHLVLHHAAPFLIALAAPLPVLVEGLPTRIRQLSRGRLVTRVLHPAYRILQQPLIAPVLFVGLIYFWLIPEIHFDAMLSADLYQVMNWSMALDGLLFWWLIFDHRSPLQGGLGYGKRIAILLAVIPPQIVLGAYIAFSEEVIFDVYEVCGRAWPLDPLDDQRIGGLLTWVPATMMSALGVLIVLSYMFRDARNEDTVHAPHPTR; the protein is encoded by the coding sequence GTGCTGGCTATCGTTCTCTACCTGCGTGGCCTCCGGCAGTGCCAACGGCTCGGCGAGCCTACAAGCATAGCCCGCACGTTCACCTACCTGCTCGGAGTTGCGGCGATCTATGGCGTCACTCTGACACATTACGACTACCTCGCTCAGTACATGTTCTTTGCCCATCGTGCCCAACACTTGGTACTGCATCACGCTGCCCCCTTCTTGATCGCTTTGGCAGCACCCCTGCCGGTATTGGTCGAAGGTTTGCCAACGCGAATTAGACAACTTTCTAGGGGGAGGCTAGTCACACGTGTGCTGCACCCCGCCTACAGGATACTTCAGCAACCATTAATCGCCCCTGTGCTGTTCGTTGGGCTTATCTATTTCTGGCTGATCCCCGAGATCCACTTCGATGCCATGCTGAGCGCTGACCTTTATCAGGTGATGAACTGGAGCATGGCGCTGGATGGGTTACTGTTTTGGTGGCTGATCTTTGATCACCGCTCGCCACTACAAGGTGGACTCGGCTATGGTAAGCGAATTGCCATTCTACTGGCGGTGATCCCACCGCAGATTGTTCTGGGTGCCTACATCGCCTTCAGTGAAGAGGTGATTTTTGATGTCTATGAGGTTTGTGGCCGTGCTTGGCCGTTGGATCCCCTCGATGATCAACGTATTGGCGGCCTGCTGACCTGGGTTCCAGCCACCATGATGAGCGCTCTTGGAGTGCTTATTGTTCTTAGCTATATGTTCCGTGACGCTCGAAATGAGGATACTGTTCATGCTCCCCACCCAACTCGCTAA